Proteins from a single region of Paraglaciecola sp. T6c:
- a CDS encoding YggT family protein has product MSAMQFLVNTLFELYLMVVLLRFWLQLARADFYNPFSQFVVKATHPIVGPLRRVLPSIGRMDTATLVLALLVAGLKIVVLNLIAGNTNINPLGLVIGSFYLVVKEALSLMMWVLIIRAIMSWVSQGYNPMDMVLGQLTEPLLAPIRRRLPNLGGLDLSVMVVILVIIFLQKLLGDVFGYF; this is encoded by the coding sequence TAGTTAATACCCTGTTTGAATTGTATTTAATGGTAGTGCTGCTGCGCTTTTGGTTGCAATTGGCTAGAGCGGATTTTTACAATCCTTTTAGTCAGTTTGTGGTGAAAGCCACACACCCAATTGTCGGCCCCCTGCGTAGAGTTTTACCATCAATAGGTAGAATGGATACCGCAACATTAGTGCTAGCACTGCTGGTGGCGGGCCTTAAAATAGTCGTTCTTAATTTGATAGCAGGGAACACCAATATTAATCCTTTGGGCTTGGTGATTGGCTCTTTCTATTTAGTAGTCAAAGAAGCGCTGTCGTTAATGATGTGGGTATTGATTATTCGCGCCATCATGAGCTGGGTAAGCCAAGGTTACAACCCCATGGATATGGTACTTGGTCAGCTGACTGAGCCTTTGCTGGCCCCCATAAGACGACGTCTTCCTAATTTAGGTGGTTTAGACTTGTCAGTAATGGTGGTGATTTTGGTGATTATCTTTTTGCAAAAGCTACTAGGTGATGTTTTTGGCTATTTCTAA
- a CDS encoding DUF4426 domain-containing protein has protein sequence MFLAISKRALLAGSVMLLANLFFSGAALSEQKETLGNWDVHYIAFNSTFITPDIAKHYGIVRSKYNGVINISVLDKADQVAQSAVLSGTARNLLGVSKKLTFKEVTEGEAIYYLAVLPFSDQETFRISVQINDGLEQQVLNFQHKFYVE, from the coding sequence ATGTTTTTGGCTATTTCTAAACGTGCGTTATTAGCTGGCAGCGTAATGCTGCTGGCAAACTTGTTTTTCTCAGGAGCAGCGCTTTCTGAGCAAAAAGAGACATTGGGCAATTGGGACGTACATTATATTGCTTTTAACAGTACCTTCATTACGCCCGATATCGCTAAGCATTACGGCATTGTTCGCAGTAAATACAATGGCGTCATTAATATTTCAGTGCTTGACAAAGCCGATCAGGTAGCACAGTCCGCGGTACTATCGGGAACCGCACGTAATTTACTCGGTGTGAGCAAGAAACTCACGTTCAAAGAAGTGACTGAAGGCGAAGCTATTTACTACCTTGCTGTGTTACCTTTTAGCGATCAAGAAACGTTTCGTATTTCAGTTCAGATAAATGACGGCTTAGAACAGCAAGTCCTTAACTTTCAACATAAATTTTACGTAGAATAG
- a CDS encoding ABC transporter substrate-binding protein produces the protein MHKQCKTESLVSASSVDKSKRTTLETIGKGVLLGTSIIKAPYVFARQKHTLRVLGTHVTLQEPLRQRAMSDLGIDIQFEAKGSPGVLQRGLLSPESFDIYEQWSNSIRPLWRNRSIQAIETKRITHWDEINSLCKTGKLTPKAKYGAGDAPFKIVNVQANGSLGVEQTGQVSFLPYVHNVDSFGYNTNEIEKGIAYKTESWGWLLDKKHSGKVGIINDPTIGLFDLALAADASGTMKFADIGNITADELDRLFDILIDLKHQNFFGGFWNSVPESIDFMEAGRVHIESMFSPAVSTLNGKNIPVTFAAPKEGYRGWHGVMCLSSHAQGRTKDVAYEYMNWWMSGWPGAFIARQGYYISNAQRSANYLEQSEWDYWYDGKPASQPLKGPDGNTSVMRGEVRSGGSYTDRFSNVAVWNTAMPTYDYTLQKWYEFISS, from the coding sequence ATGCATAAACAGTGTAAAACGGAATCACTCGTGAGCGCTTCATCTGTCGATAAATCCAAACGAACCACGTTAGAAACGATTGGCAAAGGTGTGCTGCTCGGTACTTCTATCATCAAAGCCCCTTACGTTTTTGCCCGCCAGAAACACACTTTGCGCGTATTAGGCACGCACGTGACATTGCAAGAGCCACTCAGGCAGCGTGCAATGAGTGACCTGGGGATAGATATTCAGTTTGAGGCAAAAGGAAGCCCTGGCGTTTTACAGCGTGGGTTACTTTCCCCTGAAAGTTTTGATATTTACGAACAATGGTCCAATAGTATTCGTCCGCTGTGGCGGAATCGATCGATCCAAGCAATTGAGACCAAGCGCATTACCCATTGGGATGAAATCAATTCGCTATGCAAAACTGGGAAACTCACGCCAAAAGCCAAGTACGGTGCCGGAGATGCCCCCTTTAAAATAGTCAATGTACAAGCAAACGGCTCACTGGGCGTTGAACAGACTGGCCAAGTTAGTTTCTTGCCCTACGTTCATAATGTCGATTCATTTGGCTATAACACCAATGAAATCGAAAAAGGCATAGCCTACAAAACAGAAAGTTGGGGCTGGCTTCTGGATAAAAAACACAGTGGAAAGGTGGGTATTATTAACGACCCCACTATAGGCTTGTTTGATCTAGCGTTAGCGGCTGATGCGAGCGGCACAATGAAGTTTGCCGACATAGGTAATATTACTGCCGATGAATTAGATCGCCTGTTTGATATTTTGATTGATTTGAAACACCAAAACTTTTTTGGCGGCTTTTGGAACTCAGTGCCAGAGTCGATTGATTTCATGGAAGCAGGACGGGTACACATTGAAAGCATGTTCTCCCCTGCGGTATCTACGTTAAATGGAAAAAATATTCCAGTCACATTCGCTGCCCCTAAAGAAGGTTATCGCGGCTGGCATGGAGTAATGTGCTTATCTTCTCATGCCCAAGGGCGCACAAAAGATGTAGCATACGAATATATGAATTGGTGGATGTCGGGCTGGCCAGGCGCGTTTATCGCTCGTCAAGGGTATTATATCTCCAACGCACAGCGCTCAGCTAATTACCTTGAGCAAAGCGAATGGGACTACTGGTATGATGGGAAGCCTGCCAGCCAACCTCTTAAAGGTCCGGATGGAAACACTTCGGTGATGCGAGGAGAGGTGCGCTCAGGTGGCAGTTATACTGACCGTTTTAGTAATGTGGCGGTTTGGAATACGGCTATGCCGACTTACGACTATACCTTACAAAAATGGTATGAATTTATAAGCTCATGA
- a CDS encoding ATP-binding protein has product MFRTLKAQILLVSVILILLLVSQVFVTRSNHSTFVNSLDLTHQAVIKVSLVRELERDVLDLQRNVLIYKDSASKSAIARFNSLIQSSIDNLATLESLTSKEEQADIYHGFISRMRNHIAEYKDNFSNVITGRSKRDKLFEKDLTVDINDILASLSQGDSSTSLSLSRTKYHITRAENVTYQYLLNPDYQLVESFRGELSQAKESLLQSALPNEMTSALITKLDKVDGEFLQLTNVTSGYLFLVNVVMAGSANEFLFMARELNRLVTSKLGDTNEQVKSNIEKNQISSDLFSIIGIFLACITAYFLASRIMIPINTITEVFKKLAKGEDVDAIPGITRHNEIGQLANAADVFHEKNKQTSALLAQAQRLNSEQEMLNAELVESKHKAEQATVSKSMFLANMSHEIRTPMNGIIGLLDVVMKSDLTPTQRQHLNKVVYSSQILMSLINDILDFSKVEAGKLDIEQVEFSLNSVFANLLTNISARAQEKNLNVRFICDPNIPPTLIGDPLRISQVLLNLTSNAVKFTRNGSITISITHDVIPNSDKVLLKARVKDTGIGMSKEQLGKVFESFTQADGTTSRDFGGTGLGLTIVKQLVHLMGGNVTAQSELNVGSTFEVTFTVIVQSDEQHIFHIAPQPQRKMYYFSKTPKGLIEQQYFNNVEMDYHHFPHMQLEKMLPEITENDIVIIDVADLAEHKAIGPSIQKLKDDGRNVGFITDTQPSNLPQKLINIWSFPCLTHPFTPGHLVSFIHSLLNEEQFVSDIPSPQFNEQVEYDGHILLVEDNSINQVVTGEMLRVLGITFDIAENGQQAVTKVINSAHYDVVLMDIQMPVMDGYQATIEIRQQGLLDLVICGLSANAMKEDFVQAKEVGMNEYLTKPLKLVALEDMLSKYLPAKIMVKAQTENE; this is encoded by the coding sequence GTGTTTAGAACCCTGAAAGCCCAGATACTGCTTGTTTCGGTAATATTAATTCTTTTACTGGTATCACAAGTATTTGTTACTCGCAGCAATCATAGCACCTTCGTAAACAGTTTAGATCTGACCCATCAAGCCGTTATAAAAGTGAGCTTGGTGCGAGAGCTTGAGCGAGATGTATTAGACTTACAACGGAATGTATTAATATATAAGGATTCGGCTAGTAAATCTGCTATTGCGCGTTTCAATTCATTAATTCAAAGTTCAATTGATAATCTGGCAACACTAGAGTCGCTAACCAGCAAAGAAGAACAAGCTGATATCTATCACGGCTTTATTTCTAGAATGCGTAATCATATAGCCGAATACAAAGATAATTTTTCAAACGTAATTACTGGGCGCAGTAAGCGTGACAAGCTCTTTGAGAAAGATCTAACCGTTGATATCAATGACATATTAGCGTCTTTATCCCAAGGGGATAGTTCTACCTCTCTCAGTTTATCACGCACTAAATACCACATCACTCGGGCGGAAAACGTCACCTATCAATATCTGCTCAACCCAGATTACCAATTGGTAGAAAGTTTCAGAGGTGAGTTAAGTCAAGCGAAGGAGAGTTTACTACAAAGTGCTTTACCGAACGAAATGACATCTGCCTTAATCACAAAGCTAGACAAAGTAGACGGTGAGTTTTTACAACTCACCAATGTCACAAGTGGGTATTTGTTTTTAGTTAACGTGGTTATGGCGGGCTCAGCTAACGAATTTCTATTTATGGCCAGAGAGCTCAATCGCCTTGTGACCTCAAAATTGGGCGACACCAATGAGCAAGTAAAAAGTAACATTGAAAAGAATCAAATAAGCAGTGATTTATTTTCTATTATCGGGATTTTCCTTGCCTGTATCACAGCTTACTTTTTAGCGTCTCGGATCATGATCCCCATCAACACCATTACGGAGGTATTTAAAAAGCTTGCCAAAGGTGAAGACGTTGATGCCATTCCAGGGATCACTAGGCACAACGAAATCGGTCAATTAGCCAACGCAGCGGATGTATTTCACGAGAAAAACAAGCAGACATCCGCCTTACTTGCTCAGGCTCAGCGTCTTAACAGCGAGCAAGAAATGCTAAATGCGGAATTAGTTGAGTCAAAACACAAAGCGGAACAAGCCACGGTATCTAAAAGTATGTTCTTGGCGAATATGAGTCACGAAATACGCACCCCAATGAATGGCATAATCGGTTTGTTAGATGTCGTTATGAAAAGTGATTTGACACCCACCCAGCGCCAGCATTTGAATAAAGTAGTGTACTCAAGCCAGATATTAATGAGCCTGATCAACGATATTTTAGACTTTTCAAAAGTTGAAGCGGGCAAACTAGATATTGAACAAGTGGAGTTCTCCCTCAATTCTGTGTTTGCTAACTTATTGACGAATATTTCTGCTCGGGCACAAGAGAAAAATCTCAATGTGCGATTTATATGTGATCCCAATATTCCCCCAACGCTAATAGGCGACCCTTTGCGCATCAGCCAAGTGTTACTGAACTTAACCAGTAATGCCGTCAAATTCACTCGTAATGGTTCAATTACCATATCTATAACCCATGATGTTATACCCAACAGTGACAAGGTATTGCTCAAGGCTCGTGTGAAGGATACAGGCATTGGCATGTCTAAAGAGCAGCTAGGAAAAGTCTTTGAGTCATTTACCCAGGCCGATGGCACCACCAGCCGTGATTTTGGTGGTACAGGTTTGGGCTTAACGATAGTGAAGCAGCTGGTGCATCTTATGGGGGGCAATGTCACCGCACAATCAGAGCTCAATGTTGGCAGTACATTTGAGGTGACATTCACTGTAATCGTCCAATCTGATGAGCAGCATATTTTTCATATTGCGCCTCAGCCTCAGCGCAAAATGTATTATTTCAGTAAGACGCCCAAAGGCTTGATTGAACAGCAGTATTTCAACAATGTCGAAATGGATTATCATCACTTCCCGCATATGCAGCTTGAGAAGATGTTGCCTGAAATAACAGAGAATGACATTGTTATCATAGACGTGGCGGACTTAGCTGAACACAAAGCCATAGGTCCGTCGATACAGAAACTGAAAGACGATGGTAGAAATGTTGGCTTTATTACTGATACTCAACCGAGTAATTTGCCACAGAAGCTGATTAATATTTGGAGCTTCCCTTGTTTAACCCACCCTTTTACACCTGGTCACTTGGTCTCGTTTATTCATTCACTGCTGAATGAAGAGCAGTTCGTATCTGACATCCCTAGCCCGCAGTTCAATGAGCAAGTGGAGTACGACGGTCATATTTTGCTGGTAGAAGACAATAGCATTAACCAGGTTGTTACCGGAGAAATGCTGCGCGTGCTTGGCATCACGTTCGATATTGCTGAAAATGGCCAGCAAGCGGTCACAAAAGTGATTAATTCCGCGCATTATGACGTGGTGTTAATGGACATACAAATGCCAGTCATGGACGGCTATCAGGCCACCATTGAAATACGTCAACAAGGTCTTCTTGACCTGGTCATATGTGGATTATCCGCGAACGCAATGAAAGAAGATTTTGTACAAGCCAAAGAAGTGGGCATGAACGAGTATCTAACCAAGCCGTTAAAGTTAGTCGCCTTAGAAGACATGCTCAGTAAGTATCTACCCGCTAAAATAATGGTAAAAGCACAAACAGAAAACGAATAG